The Mixta hanseatica genome includes a region encoding these proteins:
- a CDS encoding DUF2778 domain-containing protein: MALQGKFVINDADYSPLMFYGVGTFMAFSGAGPYRNHGACAMIPKKGPVPDGKYWIVARPAGGPRSKAITWMKDAFNSLYSDNTVPHSEWFALYRDDGVIDDYTWIESVRRGAFRLHPGTLSEGCITLAHITDFMTIRNALLRAHTVPVHNTGLQAFGIIDVIHSGAKDCL, from the coding sequence ATGGCGTTGCAAGGGAAGTTTGTTATCAATGATGCGGATTACTCTCCATTAATGTTCTATGGGGTTGGAACATTCATGGCTTTCTCCGGAGCAGGACCTTACCGTAATCACGGAGCATGCGCAATGATCCCCAAAAAGGGCCCGGTCCCTGATGGTAAATACTGGATTGTCGCGCGTCCTGCCGGCGGCCCAAGATCCAAAGCCATTACCTGGATGAAAGACGCTTTTAATAGCTTGTACAGCGACAATACCGTTCCGCATTCGGAATGGTTTGCTCTGTATCGGGATGATGGCGTAATTGACGATTATACCTGGATCGAAAGCGTACGCCGCGGAGCTTTTAGACTGCATCCCGGAACACTATCTGAGGGCTGCATTACTCTTGCCCATATTACCGATTTTATGACTATTCGTAATGCGCTGTTACGCGCGCATACCGTACCAGTCCACAATACTGGTTTGCAGGCATTCGGCATTATCGACGTGATTCACTCTGGAGCCAAAGACTGCTTATGA
- a CDS encoding gamma-glutamylcyclotransferase family protein, translating into MRIIVYGSLRRKQGNSHWMTNAQWLGDHQIAGYDLYNIGLYPGVVPGDGTVYGEVYRIDASTLGELDALRTRGGEYKRQLIQTPYGSAWLYVYQRSVAGLTQIPSGDWLQRDEASSGE; encoded by the coding sequence ATGCGAATAATTGTCTACGGCAGTTTACGGCGCAAACAGGGAAATAGTCACTGGATGACCAACGCGCAGTGGCTTGGCGATCATCAGATCGCGGGCTACGATCTTTACAACATTGGTCTTTATCCTGGCGTCGTGCCGGGAGACGGCACCGTGTATGGTGAAGTCTACCGGATTGATGCCAGTACCTTAGGTGAACTGGACGCGCTTCGAACCCGCGGCGGAGAGTATAAACGCCAGCTGATTCAGACGCCGTACGGCAGCGCCTGGTTGTACGTGTATCAACGTTCGGTAGCAGGTTTGACGCAGATCCCAAGCGGCGACTGGTTGCAGCGGGACGAGGCTTCATCTGGTGAATAA